The genomic interval TCGTCGCCTTTTGCGCCTCGCATCTGATGTACATCTGGGCCGATGCCAACTTCTATCGCCCAATCACCATGCAGCGCGCCAACCTGCCGCTTTCCTACCCGATGACGGCCCGGCGTTTTCTGGAGAAACACGGCCTGCTCGACGCGCAGGAATACGAACGGCGTTTGGCTCTCCAGGGCAACCCGGATGCGGTTTCCGTCGAGTACCCGCTGGGCGAGATCCGTTTTCGCGATACCGGCAGCGGTTACAACCTGCTGATGGTGGTGATGGATAGCACGCCTAATCTTGACACACCGCACACCATGCCGAATCTGGCCCGTTTCGGCGAAGGTAACGTGCGTTTCAGCAATCATTTCAGCGCAGGTACCCAGGCAGATGGCGGGTTGTTCAACCTGTTCTACGGTATTTCCACCACCTATATGGATGGAGTGTTGGCCAGCAGCAAGCCGTCCGCATTGATCGCTGCGCTGAGCCGGCAGGGTTATCAGTTTGGCCTGTTCTCCGCCAGCGGCTTCAGCAGCCCGCTGTATCGTCAGGCATTGCTGTCCGATTTTTCACTACCGCCGGACGATCCACAAGGCAACAGCACCATCACCACTCAATGGGTCAAATGGCTGGATGGCAACACCGACACCAAATCCCCTTGGTTCTCGTTTATAGAACTGAAGCACGATGATCGAAACGGCAATGCCAAGCCGTTATCGAACGCAGAGCAACAACGCCGTTATCAACAGGGCACCACCGACATCGACGCGCAACTGCAGCGCATCCTCGACACGTTGCGCGATAAAGATCTGCTGAATAACACCGTCGTCGTGGTGACGGCCGAGCAAAGCCCCGAAGAACGGCAGGGCGACAGCGATCCAACGCCGATGAACCGTGAGCATCGTCAGGTACCGCTGGTCATCCACTGGCCGGAAACGCCGGTGCAGACTATCGGCAAAATGACCGACCCTAAAGATGTTATGGCTACGCTGATGCAACGCTTGCTGCATGTGAAGAATCCTACAGACGATTATTCTCAGGGAGAGGATCTCTTCGGCGCTGAACGACGCTTGAATTGGCTGACTAACGGCACCAACGGTAATCTCACCATTATCACGCCGCAGCAAATTATCCTGTTGAATAATAACGGCAGTTATCGTGCTTACGATGCGCAAGGGCAAGAACTGAAAGATGAAAAACCACAGCTTGGATTGTTATTGCAGGTCTTAACGAGCGAACGGCGATTTATTGCTAACTAACTGCCTAAATCTAAAGCAGTCATTCAGTATGGCTATTGCAATCACAACAGGAAACGGTAGTATAGCGGCCCATAACATCGGCACGTAGCGCAGCCTGGTAGCGCACCGTCATGGGGTGTCGGGGGTCGGAGGTTCAAATCCTCTCGTGCCGACCAAATACCACTTCCGTCAGTACCGGTTACTGACGGAAACCCCACAGAAACCCGCATCCTCTCTGAGTTTGCGGTTTTTTTGTTGCCTGTTATCTGCCGGGATACCCCGTTTACAGCCGGAAACTTTGGGACTACATTTGGGACTAACTCGGCATAGTCCCATAAAACCGTAGTCCCAAAGGAAACGATCATGGCAATTCAGGCAAAGCCCCTCACCAACACGGAAGTCAAAGCCGCCAAAGCGACGGATAAAGAATTGTCATTGCATGACGGCGGCGGGCTGCTGCTGTTCGTCAAACCATCTGGTACAAAAACCTGGCGCTTTCGCTATTACCATCCACAGACCAAAAAGCGGACTACGCTCACCTTTGGCAGTTATCCAGCGCTCTCTTTGGCCGACGCCCGCCAAATGCGCGAAGCAGCCAAAGCACTTTTAGAAAAAGGCATCGATCCGCAATTCCACCAGCAACAGCAGCGCGAACAAGAACAGGCAATCAGCCTGAACACGTTCGCCAAAGTCGCCGCCGACTGGTATGAAGTGAAAAAATCTCAACCGCTGGCCGCAAACACCATTAAAGATATCTGGCGCTCCCTGGAAAAGTACGTGTTCCCGTTCATCGCAAACCAGCCTATCAGCCAGCTTACCGCCCGCCATTTCATCACCGCATTGGAACCGATACAGGCCAGCGGCAAACTGGAAACCGTTAAACGGGTTAGCCAGCGTATTAACGAAGTGATGGATTATGCCGTTAACTCAGGTCTGATACCGGCTAACCCGGCGGCGAAGATCCGCAAAGCATTTCAGACGCCGGTGAAAACCCATATGCCGACCATCCGGCCAGAGGCATTACCTAGCCTGATGAAAACGCTATCGGTCGCCAGCATCGAGCTACAAACCCGGTTATTGATTGAATGGCAATTGTTGACCGTTGCTCGCCCGGCTGAAGCCGCAGAAACCCGCTGGAGCGAGATAGACCTTACGCAGAACACCTGGACAATCCCGGCAGGCCGCATGAAGATGCGCCGCGAGCACGTCATTCCCCTGCTCCCACAAGCGTTAGCCATTCTGGACGCCATGAAGCCAATCAGCGGGCACCGGGAATATCTGTTCCCTTCCGCTAAAGACCCCAAACAGCCAATGAACAGCCAAACCGCTAACGCCGCATTGCGTCGCATGGGCTACAAAGGCGTGCTGGTGTCCCACGGCTTGCGCGCTATCTTCAGTACCGCCGCCAACGAAGCAGGCTTCCCGCCAGACGTCATCGAAGCCGCGCTAGCTCACGTTGACACCAATGAAGTGCGCCGCGCTTACAACCGCTCCACCTATCTGGAGCAACGCAAGGTACTGATGTGCTGGTGGGGTGAGTTTGTTGAAACCGCCGCCACCGGTAAGGCGATGGCCGCAGACGGCGCAAAAGGGCTACGAGTGATTAACGCCTAATACTGTTTATTTATACAGTTATTTGTTGATTCCTGTTACAGCACTTCCTAAAATGGCGCTATCCGGTGAAAACCGATAGAAACTAGTACATTGCACTGGCCCTATCACCACGGGCCTTTGCATTCGACACTCTAGCCGAGGGAATATGCTGAAAATACCCAGACACATGCGGGGACTGCTCGAGGTCACAGCACAACAGGTTGCTAGCGTTATGGCATCGCAAGGTAACGAAGATGCGCCTGTCTCTTACTGCGTTGATGACTTCCTGCCTGACTCCGTTCCCTATTACCACCATGAAGCTGAAACCGAAAACTATCTACAAACCATTTTTCAGGCGGTCAGATTTGGCGTAATAAAACCGATCCGCGCCTCAGCGACGCACGCATGGGGCGACACCACCAACATATGGACAACCAAGATTGACGTAGACACTATCAATCAAAACACGGAAATTCACGATGCCACCTTCCTGGCTACCGAGATTTGGCCGTGGGCTAACCAATTACTTTCTGATGATTCACCCTGGTATAGCTTTTCCGATCCCAAAAAAGACACGCCATTACCAGAAAATTGGGGTGAATTCGCCAATCGTGATACCGCATTACTTCTTATCGCGGGTTTGGCAAAGGCGCTTGAAGGTAAAAGTGGTGGTGTTTATAAGTGGGGTAACAAACTGAACCAGAAAAAACTGGCGGAAGATGCAGCGCTTGCGGTGAGTTGCGCACTTGGCACCGGTGAACCCGACAAAACAGAATCTTTTCGTAAGTTAATTGGCGAAGCGCTGGCCGCCGTGTCGCTTAGCTCAGACGCATAATTGACGATCACAGACAGAGTAACGGCTAGATCAGATTCTGGCCGTTACCAAACCAACACCACTCATCACCTAACTCTATTTCTGACCCAGCCAACTATTTCCCCCGACTTACCACACTTTGACCGGTAATCCCGGTTAACTATTCGTACCGAACGGATAGCATCGGTTTTACTGGAGATCCTTGTTTATGAGTCTGTTAGAAAGAAAAATCCTGCTGAAAAAAGAAGTGAAAGCCATTTTGCGCGTCAGCTCTGACAGCAGCTTTCAGGAAATGATCAACGCCGGGGAATTCCCGAAAGGCTTTCGCATTGGCCTGCGCCGCGTAGGTTGGTTTGAAGATGAGGTTAACACCTGGCTGTCACAACGGATTGCTGAACGCGATCAGCAATCCGGGAATTAACCTGTCAGGCATAGGCGCGGAGGCTTAATAACACCGCCGTCGCCACCTTTTTGATCTTATTTCGATTCAATTACCGACTAACCGGAGTTTGACTCATGATGTCATCGCCATTTATGGCCGTTCGCGGCCAGGGGCTGACTTACGCCCAAAACAGAACAACGCCCTATTCTGCCAGCCACACCAGCGGTGCTTATTTTTTTGATTTCTCGCGCTTTTCAGCATCCAGCTTACGCCCGCAGGCATCCAGCACCCAGGCGGAAAAATTGGCGTTCGGGTTATCGGCTTTCTCCCGCTCTACGCTGGCGTCGATCTCGTCGATAAGTTCATGCGGAAAGCGAATTCCTTTTTTAATGGATTTATTGTTGTTATTACCGGTTGCCATGCCTAACTCCGTTAAAGAAGGTGATAACACTATACGTAAAGCGGTGAGGATTAAAAACCTTGACGTGTGCACACACCATAACTTAATGTGTGCGCACACCTTGGTTTCATTCAAGGTTGACATAACGAAGCCCGGCAGTGCAGCAACACATACCGGGCCTCTAACCGCAACGTTAAAAGGAGTAACGTCATGGCTGGTTTACAGTCTACCCAAACTCGCCCCAAATTTCAGTATCGCTTCCTGGCGCTGCGGCGTCACTCGCCAAATACTGCTCCCCGCCCGCTTGCCGTTGAAGCCCACAGCGAAGCCGAAGCCCGTCGCTATCTGGAGCCGGATTTTTATTCTGGTCTTTGCCGGTCGCCTGCCAGTTCAGGAGGTGCGCCATGTTTGATAACACCCCTCTGGAGCTGGAAGAAATTATCGACCAGTGCCGGGCGCTGGCGTATGCCATCGTCGAACTGGAGCAGCCAGAAGCCAAAGAGATCCTGATGTTTATCCTGTGGGAGCGCCTTGATTGCCTTTACCACACCCATTTGCAGGAGCAACAAACCCCGCTGATGCTGGAGGAGCGGGCCGATGCGTAATATCGACCTTATCCGCGACACCGCCAGTGCGGCGCAAGGGCGCTGGCGGGCGGTACTGGCCCAACTGGGGATTACGGTTCCCGACAATGCCCGCCAGCACGCCTCCTGCCCGGCGTGCGGCGGTAAAGACCGCTTCCGTTTTGATGATGACGGGCGCGGGGCGCATTTCTGTAACCAGTGCGGGGCCGGTGACGGTCTTGAACTGGTGCAGAAAGTCAGGCAGTGCGATATCACCGCTGCCGCCCGGCTGGTGGCGGAGGTGGTCGGCACGCTGCCAGCGTCTTCTGTCACCGCGCCAGCAGACGCCCCCGCCGCCAAACGTCAGCGCTTTCTGCAACGCTATCAGGCGCTGGCGCGTCAGGCCGTGCCGGGCGTATCGGCTTATCTGGCCGGGAAAGGGCTGGCAGCCACGTACCCGCTGCTACCGGATGGCCGCCTGTTGCTGGCGTTACAGACAGCGGAAGGCACCGTCACGGCAGCGCAGACCCTCGCCCCGGACGGTAAAAAGCGACTGCTGACCGATTCGGCCAAAACCGGCGCGTATCACCCGGTCACTGCGCCCACTCACCCCGACACGCTTATTCTGGCGGAAGGGCTGGCAACCGCGCTGAGTGTCAGCCAGATGAACCCAACGGCCATGACGGTGGCCGCCATCGACGCCGGAAACCTGCTGCCAGTGGCCCGCGCCTTGCGCACGCGCTTTCCCGCTGCCCGGCTGATAGTGGCGGCGGATAACGACACCGCACCGGGCAAGGCCAACACCGGCAAACAGTGGGCGGAGAAAGCCGCCCGCGAAGTGAACGGCTGGGTGGCCCTGCCGCCGACGGATGAAAAGGCTGACTGGGACGATTACCGCCAGCAGGCCGGTATCGAGGCGGCAACCCGCGCCTTTCAGGCATCGCTGTATCAACCGACCGACGACACCCCACCGGCCAGACGCGAGCCGCTGGCCCCGTTTGTGGACAGCCGCGCCACCGGGGTGTACTGGGTGACGCCCAAAGCCGACCGGGACAGTGGCGACATCATCCAGCACGAGCAGTGGTTATGCTCCCCGCTGGCGGTGGCGGGTGTCGGGCGCGATGACGCCGAGCAATACCTTATCCTGCGCTGGCAGCCTGCCGGAGCGACACAGGCCGTAACCGCTGCCCTGCCGCTGGCAGACGTGGGCGAGCGCGAAGGCTGGCGCACGCTCAAGGCGGGCGGTGTGACCGTCACCACCCGTCCCTACCTGCGCGCCATTCTGGCCGACTGGCTCCAGCGCCAGCACAGCGGCGAGGTCTGGCATATCGCCCACAGCACCGGCTGGCAGTGCGGCGCGTACCTGATGCCGGATGGCGAAGTCATCGGCACCCCGTCGCGCCCGGTACTGTTCCGGGGCCGCAGCGCTACCGCGTCCGGTTACGGCATCAGTGGCACGGCGGAAAGCTGGCGCGAGTCGGTGGCCCGGCTGGCATCCGGCAACCCGTCGATGATGACCGCCATTGCCGCCGCTCTGGCCGCGCCGCTGATTGGCCTGTCCGGTTCGGACGGCTTTGGGCTGCATTTCTATGAACAGTCGAGCGCCGGGAAAACCACCACCGCCAACGTCGCCACCAGCCTGTACGGTGACCCGCAGGCACTGAAGCTGACCTGGTACGGCACCGCGCTCGGTATCGCCAACGAAGCCGAAGCCCATAACGATGGCCTACTGCCGCTGGATGAAGTCGGCCAGGGAAGTGATGCGCGCTCGGTGTCCACCTCAGCCTACACGCTGTTTAACGGCGTCGGCAAATTGCAGGGCGCTCGGGAAGGCGGCAACCGGGAGCTGAAACGCTGGCGCACGGTGGCGATTAGCACCGGGGAAATGGACATGGAAACCTTTCTCGCCAGCGCAGGCATTCCCCCCAAAGCCGGGCAACTGGTGCGCCTGCTCAATCTGCCGCTGGAGAAGGCCCGGCAATTCCACGGCTACCCGGACGGCAAGGTGCACGCCGATGCGCTGAAAGCGGCGTATCGCACCCATTACGGCGCAGCCGGTCGGGCATGGATACGCTATCTGGCCGAACACCGCGAGGACGCCATACAGGCGGTAAGCGAGGCGGAAACCCGCTGGCGCAGCCTCATTCCTGCCGATTACGGCGAGCAGGTTCACCGGGTGGCGGAGCGCTTCGCCATTCTGGAAGCGGCGCTACTGGTGGGCCGGACCGTCACCGGCTGGGAGCCGCAGGCGTGCCGGGATGCGATACAGCACAGCTTCAATGCCTGGATTAAGGAATTCGGCACCGGCAACAAGGAGCACCAGCAAATCACCGCCCAGGCGGAAGCCTTTCTGAATACTTACGGCCTCAGCCGCTATGCACCAGTGGGGTATGACCCGCGTGATTTACCGATTCGGGAGCTGGCGGGCTACCGCGACAAGGGCAAACACGACGATGAACCGATGGTGTTCTACACCTTCCCGGCCACCTTTGAAGCGGAAATCGCCAGAGGGTTTAACGTGCGCCACTTTGCCCGCGTGCTGGCACAAAGCGGGATGCTGAAGCCCGGCGCAGACGGCAAACACACCCGTAAATCCATCCGGGTGGACGGTCGCCAGCCGCGTTTTTACGTGCTGATGTACCTGCCGGAAGAGGCGGAAACGACCGACTGACGCTAACGCGACGAACAACGGGGTTCACGTGGTTCAGGGGGTTCATGACAGGTAACTACCTGTTTTATCACTCAGTGAGTGAATTTTTTGAACCACCGGTGAACCCCGTTTTACCTGTTTTGAACCCCCATCCACTGAACCACCCGGTGAACCCCGTTTTACTGGCGGGAAGGGGTTCATTATCGGTGAATATTTCACCACTGTAAAATATAACCTAATGATTTTACATCACTAAAAAACTTAGCCTACTAACGTGAACCACAAAACCACCTGAACCACCGGCGCATGGTGTGTTATACGGCTGGCGTAAAAATCACGCCGACCGATGCCGCCTTACTCCATGCATCATAGAGAAATATAGAGGTTTTACGGTGAACGTCGGCAGGATGGCAGAAGATTGGAGTACCGCAATGAACGAGCGTAAAAGATTACTGAAGCGCTATCAGGCGCACCATGACCGCAAGATGGCCGAACACCGGGCCTGGGCCGCTACCGGCTATGACCCACAACACAGACCGCCGCTAGAGCCTTATCCTGATGAACTGCGCGGCCTGCAATGCTGCGCTACCACCCGTGCTGGCACACCCTGCAAACGCACGGACATTTACCGTAATGGCCGCTGCAAATACCACGGCGGCAAAAGTACCGGAGCCAAAACGCCGGAAGGCAAAGCCCGCCAGTTAGCAGGCTACCGCCGCTGGCTGGAGAACAAACGCAAAAACGAAGCCGCTACGGCATAACGTGCACAGTGGTTCGCACCAGCATTGGTGGGTGCGAACTGCGAACCTACTGGGAAATCGGCTAACATATTGTCATAGCTAAATTTTTCAAATTGACAGCAAATTGAAATCAATTTGTACGGCGTGGAAACATGCTAAGAAATGCTAAGGTTTTTTGCTTCCTAACTTACTTCATTCACCACAACCCGTATGGTGAGCGTTTAGCCTGGCAGCTCACAAACTAGAGCCGGTACGCAATAAAGTACGCAGCACCATGCGTCATCCTCAGTGCGTACCACAATGCAAGCATCCTACCCCATGCACTGTTAGCTTTTGTTAGTGTATTTCCTGTCTCGTCCTGCGCTAAACGTTCAACCT from Musicola paradisiaca NCPPB 2511 carries:
- the yejM gene encoding LPS biosynthesis-modulating metalloenzyme YejM; this translates as MVTNRPRYREKVSQMIGWGHWFALFNILLALALGSRYLWVADWPASLAGRAYALISWLGHFSFIGFSAYLLIIFPLTFIVMSQRLLRFLSAALATAGQTLLIVDAAVFNRFHLHLNPTVWELVTNPEQSEMVRDWQLLFISAPIIFMAQMLFGTWSWQKLRSLNRRSFGKPLAGVFIVAFCASHLMYIWADANFYRPITMQRANLPLSYPMTARRFLEKHGLLDAQEYERRLALQGNPDAVSVEYPLGEIRFRDTGSGYNLLMVVMDSTPNLDTPHTMPNLARFGEGNVRFSNHFSAGTQADGGLFNLFYGISTTYMDGVLASSKPSALIAALSRQGYQFGLFSASGFSSPLYRQALLSDFSLPPDDPQGNSTITTQWVKWLDGNTDTKSPWFSFIELKHDDRNGNAKPLSNAEQQRRYQQGTTDIDAQLQRILDTLRDKDLLNNTVVVVTAEQSPEERQGDSDPTPMNREHRQVPLVIHWPETPVQTIGKMTDPKDVMATLMQRLLHVKNPTDDYSQGEDLFGAERRLNWLTNGTNGNLTIITPQQIILLNNNGSYRAYDAQGQELKDEKPQLGLLLQVLTSERRFIAN
- a CDS encoding integrase domain-containing protein; translation: MAIQAKPLTNTEVKAAKATDKELSLHDGGGLLLFVKPSGTKTWRFRYYHPQTKKRTTLTFGSYPALSLADARQMREAAKALLEKGIDPQFHQQQQREQEQAISLNTFAKVAADWYEVKKSQPLAANTIKDIWRSLEKYVFPFIANQPISQLTARHFITALEPIQASGKLETVKRVSQRINEVMDYAVNSGLIPANPAAKIRKAFQTPVKTHMPTIRPEALPSLMKTLSVASIELQTRLLIEWQLLTVARPAEAAETRWSEIDLTQNTWTIPAGRMKMRREHVIPLLPQALAILDAMKPISGHREYLFPSAKDPKQPMNSQTANAALRRMGYKGVLVSHGLRAIFSTAANEAGFPPDVIEAALAHVDTNEVRRAYNRSTYLEQRKVLMCWWGEFVETAATGKAMAADGAKGLRVINA
- a CDS encoding helix-turn-helix transcriptional regulator gives rise to the protein MSLLERKILLKKEVKAILRVSSDSSFQEMINAGEFPKGFRIGLRRVGWFEDEVNTWLSQRIAERDQQSGN
- a CDS encoding YlcI/YnfO family protein — translated: MATGNNNNKSIKKGIRFPHELIDEIDASVEREKADNPNANFSAWVLDACGRKLDAEKREKSKK
- a CDS encoding host cell division inhibitor Icd-like protein, which translates into the protein MAGLQSTQTRPKFQYRFLALRRHSPNTAPRPLAVEAHSEAEARRYLEPDFYSGLCRSPASSGGAPCLITPLWSWKKLSTSAGRWRMPSSNWSSQKPKRS
- a CDS encoding TOPRIM and DUF927 domain-containing protein, whose translation is MRNIDLIRDTASAAQGRWRAVLAQLGITVPDNARQHASCPACGGKDRFRFDDDGRGAHFCNQCGAGDGLELVQKVRQCDITAAARLVAEVVGTLPASSVTAPADAPAAKRQRFLQRYQALARQAVPGVSAYLAGKGLAATYPLLPDGRLLLALQTAEGTVTAAQTLAPDGKKRLLTDSAKTGAYHPVTAPTHPDTLILAEGLATALSVSQMNPTAMTVAAIDAGNLLPVARALRTRFPAARLIVAADNDTAPGKANTGKQWAEKAAREVNGWVALPPTDEKADWDDYRQQAGIEAATRAFQASLYQPTDDTPPARREPLAPFVDSRATGVYWVTPKADRDSGDIIQHEQWLCSPLAVAGVGRDDAEQYLILRWQPAGATQAVTAALPLADVGEREGWRTLKAGGVTVTTRPYLRAILADWLQRQHSGEVWHIAHSTGWQCGAYLMPDGEVIGTPSRPVLFRGRSATASGYGISGTAESWRESVARLASGNPSMMTAIAAALAAPLIGLSGSDGFGLHFYEQSSAGKTTTANVATSLYGDPQALKLTWYGTALGIANEAEAHNDGLLPLDEVGQGSDARSVSTSAYTLFNGVGKLQGAREGGNRELKRWRTVAISTGEMDMETFLASAGIPPKAGQLVRLLNLPLEKARQFHGYPDGKVHADALKAAYRTHYGAAGRAWIRYLAEHREDAIQAVSEAETRWRSLIPADYGEQVHRVAERFAILEAALLVGRTVTGWEPQACRDAIQHSFNAWIKEFGTGNKEHQQITAQAEAFLNTYGLSRYAPVGYDPRDLPIRELAGYRDKGKHDDEPMVFYTFPATFEAEIARGFNVRHFARVLAQSGMLKPGADGKHTRKSIRVDGRQPRFYVLMYLPEEAETTD
- a CDS encoding HGGxSTG domain-containing protein, translated to MNERKRLLKRYQAHHDRKMAEHRAWAATGYDPQHRPPLEPYPDELRGLQCCATTRAGTPCKRTDIYRNGRCKYHGGKSTGAKTPEGKARQLAGYRRWLENKRKNEAATA